Proteins encoded together in one Terriglobus saanensis SP1PR4 window:
- a CDS encoding bifunctional 4-hydroxy-2-oxoglutarate aldolase/2-dehydro-3-deoxy-phosphogluconate aldolase — translation MAMQTKWTKRTILDKMQQVGLMPVVRASSPAQAVRLARAIAAGGVTVLEVTMTVPGALEALRTLVKENPELLIGAGTVLDPETARTCILEGAQFIVSPGTNVRTIEMCNRYTVPSLPGALTPTEVITAWEAGADVVKVFPASAMGGAKYIKSLKAPLPQIEMIPTGGVSLASAKEFLEAGSFALGVGADLADTTAIDEGRDADVTATARKYMEIIAEFRAGL, via the coding sequence ATGGCAATGCAGACGAAGTGGACCAAACGGACGATCCTGGACAAGATGCAGCAGGTTGGGCTGATGCCCGTGGTACGGGCGAGTTCACCTGCCCAGGCGGTGCGGTTGGCGCGTGCGATTGCGGCGGGTGGCGTGACGGTACTGGAAGTGACGATGACTGTTCCGGGGGCGCTTGAGGCTCTGCGGACGCTAGTGAAGGAAAATCCTGAGCTTTTGATCGGTGCGGGCACAGTGCTCGATCCGGAGACGGCGCGGACGTGCATTCTGGAGGGCGCGCAGTTCATCGTGAGTCCCGGGACCAACGTGCGCACAATCGAGATGTGCAACCGGTACACGGTGCCGAGTCTGCCGGGCGCTTTGACACCGACAGAGGTGATCACGGCCTGGGAAGCGGGCGCGGACGTGGTGAAGGTGTTTCCGGCAAGTGCGATGGGTGGGGCAAAGTACATCAAGAGCCTGAAAGCGCCTCTGCCTCAGATTGAGATGATTCCTACGGGTGGAGTTTCTTTGGCTTCGGCGAAGGAGTTTCTGGAGGCGGGGTCGTTTGCGCTTGGAGTTGGGGCTGATCTGGCCGATACGACGGCGATTGATGAGGGGCGCGATGCGGATGTGACGGCTACGGCGCGGAAGTATATGGAGATTATTGCGGAGTTTCGGGCGGGGTTGTAA
- a CDS encoding alginate lyase family protein — MLTRRHFLLNASACILAPTAILAENESTHLNVAEFDRKRILAAADKYLNEPPMTVTAKRATRSTGDEHDYFSEGDYWWPDPDNPTGPYIRKDGFSNPDNFNDHRDALIRLSLIVPALVAAWNLTKNDAYAKQAVAHLRAWFITPATRMNPNLEHAQAIQGVSAGRGIGVIDTLQLVEVVRAASFLTISDLLGAEDKAALKKWFADYLTWLTESKNGMLERDEKNNHGTCWTLQAAEFARFTKNDAIITFCRHQFREKLIRQMNFDGAFPLELARAKPYSYSLFNLDVMATTCEVLSTPFEKLWDYQLADGRGMRSAIAFMYPYIESKAKWPYKADVEYFRDLPVRSPSLIFAARALQRPEYLTLWKRLNPDPTVPEIIRNYPIRQPALWTIPVPV, encoded by the coding sequence ATGCTCACACGCCGCCATTTTCTCCTGAATGCTTCGGCCTGCATACTGGCTCCGACGGCTATCCTCGCCGAGAATGAATCCACGCACCTCAACGTTGCGGAGTTCGATCGCAAACGCATCCTCGCCGCGGCGGATAAATATCTCAACGAACCGCCCATGACCGTAACGGCGAAGCGAGCGACTCGCAGCACTGGTGACGAGCACGACTACTTCTCCGAAGGCGACTACTGGTGGCCCGATCCCGACAACCCCACCGGCCCGTACATCCGCAAGGATGGTTTCTCGAATCCAGACAACTTCAACGACCATCGCGATGCGCTCATCCGCCTGTCGCTCATCGTTCCCGCGCTCGTCGCCGCATGGAATCTCACGAAAAACGACGCATACGCCAAGCAAGCTGTGGCGCACCTTCGCGCGTGGTTCATTACGCCTGCTACACGTATGAATCCGAACCTGGAGCATGCCCAGGCGATTCAGGGCGTCAGCGCCGGGCGCGGCATCGGAGTGATCGACACACTTCAGCTTGTGGAAGTCGTACGCGCCGCCAGCTTTCTCACGATCTCAGATCTCCTTGGCGCCGAAGACAAAGCCGCCTTGAAGAAATGGTTTGCCGATTACCTCACCTGGCTCACAGAGTCGAAAAACGGCATGCTCGAACGCGACGAGAAGAACAACCACGGCACCTGCTGGACACTCCAAGCCGCCGAGTTCGCACGCTTCACGAAGAATGACGCCATCATCACCTTCTGCCGTCACCAGTTCCGCGAAAAGCTCATCCGGCAGATGAACTTCGACGGAGCCTTCCCGCTGGAACTTGCACGCGCGAAGCCTTACAGCTACTCTCTTTTCAATCTCGACGTCATGGCGACGACCTGCGAGGTACTGTCGACGCCCTTCGAAAAACTCTGGGACTACCAACTCGCCGATGGTCGAGGCATGCGCTCCGCCATTGCCTTTATGTATCCCTATATCGAGAGCAAAGCGAAGTGGCCGTACAAAGCAGACGTGGAATACTTCCGCGACCTTCCGGTGCGCTCACCCAGCCTCATCTTCGCGGCCCGCGCACTGCAGCGCCCCGAATACCTCACGCTCTGGAAACGCCTCAACCCAGACCCCACCGTCCCCGAGATCATCCGCAACTACCCTATCCGCCAGCCAGCCCTCTGGACCATCCCCGTTCCTGTATAA
- the pabB gene encoding aminodeoxychorismate synthase component I, which yields MSSFAPLPSEFRRLAAETPDSVLLETARASAHTAKSYLFLHPERILTATTLSDIPALFQQIDQALSEGLYVAGYLTYEAGYAFEPSLHTLAPALGRLAWFAVYREPQIFDHNTEHITSAQREDSTATTPEVRLDLPAPEYLRRVKEIHRFIEAGDTYQANLTTSASWSTELTPLELYQSIVRAQPVEFAALIHHDGEHILSASPELFFRREGAHIVTKPMKGTAARGMDTKEDIERAAWLAADEKNRSENLMIVDLLRNDLGRICVPGSVLTTDLFQVEKFPTLFQMTSTVQGTLREEVRIFDLFRALFPSGSIVGAPKIHTMQILHQLEQKPRGVYTGAIGFFAPNGDATFSVAIRTIALKDGHASMGVGSGIVYDSDPAEEYFECLTKTAFLSRRTPAFDLLETVLWQDNAFVSLPEHLDRMAGSAEYFDFLFDRDAAEAALYQESRVFGYSGSHRVRLLHSRNGALTTSSSTIAAPSREAVTLLLSPHRTDAQDLYLRHKTTHRHLYDKELVHAQTHRCADALFLNTAGELTEGAIHNLFVFHDGLWHTPRLQSGVLPGIERAHLLHRRSNARESALTLDDLVSAEALAICNSVRGVRFVERVVKETPSGLTVVWESRTLPPIL from the coding sequence ATGTCTTCGTTTGCTCCACTTCCGTCTGAGTTCCGCCGCCTGGCGGCAGAAACTCCCGATTCAGTTCTTCTGGAGACAGCGCGCGCCTCGGCACACACTGCGAAAAGCTATCTCTTCCTGCATCCCGAACGCATCCTGACGGCGACCACCCTCTCCGATATTCCCGCGCTCTTTCAGCAGATCGATCAGGCGCTCTCAGAAGGTCTCTACGTCGCAGGCTATTTGACCTATGAAGCTGGATACGCCTTTGAACCCTCGCTTCACACACTCGCGCCCGCTCTGGGTCGCCTGGCCTGGTTCGCCGTCTATCGAGAACCACAGATCTTCGACCACAACACCGAACACATAACCTCTGCTCAAAGAGAAGATTCCACAGCCACGACCCCCGAAGTGCGTCTCGATCTCCCTGCGCCCGAATATCTCCGACGCGTCAAAGAGATTCATCGCTTCATCGAAGCGGGCGATACCTATCAGGCCAATCTCACTACGTCGGCGAGTTGGTCCACGGAACTGACACCGCTGGAGCTTTACCAAAGCATCGTCCGCGCACAACCTGTCGAGTTTGCCGCCCTCATTCATCATGACGGCGAGCACATCCTTTCGGCTTCCCCCGAACTCTTCTTCCGTCGCGAAGGAGCTCACATCGTCACTAAACCAATGAAGGGCACCGCCGCCCGCGGCATGGATACAAAGGAAGACATCGAGCGGGCAGCCTGGCTCGCCGCCGACGAGAAGAATCGCAGCGAGAACCTCATGATCGTAGATCTGCTGCGCAACGATCTTGGACGCATCTGCGTACCAGGATCGGTCCTGACGACGGATCTCTTTCAGGTAGAGAAGTTCCCTACCCTGTTCCAGATGACCTCGACCGTGCAAGGCACGCTCCGCGAAGAAGTGCGCATCTTCGATCTCTTTCGTGCGCTCTTTCCCTCAGGTTCCATCGTGGGTGCACCGAAGATTCACACGATGCAGATCCTGCACCAGCTCGAACAAAAGCCTCGTGGCGTCTACACAGGAGCCATCGGCTTCTTCGCTCCAAATGGCGACGCCACCTTCAGCGTGGCGATCCGCACCATCGCGTTGAAGGACGGTCATGCCAGCATGGGCGTGGGCTCGGGCATCGTCTACGACTCCGATCCCGCAGAAGAATACTTTGAATGCCTGACCAAGACGGCCTTCCTCTCACGCAGGACGCCAGCCTTCGATCTTCTCGAAACCGTCCTATGGCAAGACAACGCGTTTGTCTCTCTCCCCGAACACCTCGACCGCATGGCAGGTTCTGCGGAATACTTTGACTTCCTTTTCGATCGCGACGCTGCGGAAGCCGCCCTCTACCAGGAATCCCGCGTCTTCGGCTACAGTGGCAGCCATCGGGTTCGCCTCCTGCACTCTCGCAATGGAGCTCTCACCACAAGCTCTTCAACCATTGCAGCGCCTTCACGCGAAGCCGTCACCCTGCTTCTCTCACCCCATCGAACGGACGCTCAGGACCTCTACCTTCGCCACAAGACCACACACCGGCATCTGTACGACAAGGAACTCGTCCATGCACAAACACATCGTTGCGCCGATGCGCTCTTTCTCAACACTGCAGGAGAATTGACCGAAGGGGCGATTCACAACCTCTTCGTCTTCCACGATGGCCTCTGGCATACACCGCGCCTGCAGAGCGGTGTGCTCCCCGGTATCGAACGGGCGCATCTGCTCCACCGTCGATCGAACGCACGCGAATCCGCCCTGACACTCGACGATCTCGTCTCCGCAGAGGCGCTCGCCATCTGCAACTCCGTACGCGGCGTCCGCTTCGTGGAAAGAGTTGTAAAAGAAACGCCTTCAGGCCTGACCGTCGTTTGGGAGTCGCGCACTCTCCCGCCGATCCTGTAA
- a CDS encoding alpha-mannosidase, with product MRRFAAVAMVCATVVVAQSRTAAQKGLVLSPKATEVLKTLDALSSLPDGPWRYHSGDVPHGEAVDLDDSSWKSVTKEAKADRDAGWFRRTIEVPKTLDGYDLTGARIWFQFHAGANGPMPQIIYFNGRRVALGDDLEAIVLSESAKPGEKIEVAVKLLATIDEKTFRGATFKIESSKSRPSPSDLRTEGITAATLLPVLQGFKPEMEDKIDSIIASVDIAGLHKANQIAFDASLKRVHRELMQFEPMLKTAVIDLDGNSHIDAAWLWPWTETVDAVKRTWGTALQLMNEYPDYKFTQSAAQYNVWMKDKYPAMNEEIKKRVAEGRWEIVGGMWVEPDLNMPDGESLVRQLLIGKRFFKKEYGVDVRIGWNPDSFGYTWQLPQIYKKSGVDYFVTQKMHWNDTNQLPFRTFWWESPDGSKVLTYFPTDYTHSNLNPNRLAKDFVESTQRLNGFTHLLDLYGVGDHGGGPTRDVLDEGLRWMKPDTVAPTLRFSTAQSYFTSVEKTLETESPQWNYDSLAKGFTVPAMGSEGKLHIPTWKDELYFEYHRGVYTTQAGHKAYMRESEEALLNSEKYASLAWLKGVTYPTSDFEDSWKKVTFNQFHDLGAGSGIGVIYKEAAEDYKHVFQQARDADMASLPALLATVDTQAGKGVPVAIFNPLAWERSDAVVTVEVQMPEATPDGVHVVDAKGKVLLSQVLSSNNKTNSYKLLVKTSAVPSLGYTVLHVLPGQKSASTDVHASGLTLENSRLKLVVDAKSGCITSLVEKKTGFETIAAGGCGNQLQTFKDTPKQYDAWNIDPGTLDHFTPIESVESVQLLDKGPLRATIRVTRTWQKSHFVQDISLDAEADAATIQNEFDWHEEHVLLKASFPMAATSAKATYEIPYGTIERPTARVNSFEKAEFEVPAMRWAELGDGKHGVSLLNRTKFGYDAVDNLLRLTLLRSATWPDPVADLGHQSFQYAIYPHAGDWKQAGSMQHGWEYNYPLRAMQVAAHAGADAATKGFASVGASNVVVTAIKKAEDRDALVVRMFEFEGKDGDVKVSLPAGATYAVASDLMENPDAAHLPVTDGAVTVHVHPYEIVTLQAMYSPQ from the coding sequence ATGCGTAGATTTGCGGCGGTGGCGATGGTGTGTGCCACCGTGGTGGTGGCACAGAGCCGGACGGCAGCACAGAAGGGTCTCGTTCTTTCGCCCAAGGCGACCGAGGTGCTCAAGACACTGGATGCGTTGTCGTCTTTGCCCGATGGCCCATGGCGTTATCACAGTGGGGACGTGCCGCATGGTGAGGCCGTCGATCTGGATGACTCGTCCTGGAAGAGCGTAACCAAAGAGGCGAAGGCTGATCGTGATGCGGGTTGGTTCAGGCGCACGATCGAAGTGCCGAAGACGCTGGATGGCTACGATCTGACGGGCGCTCGTATCTGGTTCCAGTTCCATGCAGGCGCCAATGGCCCCATGCCGCAGATCATCTACTTCAACGGGCGTCGCGTAGCTCTGGGAGATGACCTGGAAGCGATTGTGCTCTCCGAGAGCGCGAAGCCAGGAGAGAAGATTGAAGTTGCGGTGAAGCTGCTTGCGACCATTGATGAAAAGACCTTCCGTGGAGCAACCTTCAAGATCGAAAGTTCCAAGTCGCGTCCCAGCCCGTCGGACCTCCGCACTGAAGGGATTACGGCAGCGACTCTGCTTCCGGTTCTGCAGGGGTTCAAGCCTGAGATGGAAGATAAAATCGATTCGATTATTGCGTCGGTAGATATTGCAGGGCTGCACAAGGCGAATCAGATAGCGTTCGATGCTTCTCTGAAGCGTGTGCATCGCGAACTGATGCAGTTTGAGCCGATGTTGAAGACGGCAGTGATCGATCTGGATGGCAACTCACATATCGATGCGGCCTGGTTGTGGCCCTGGACCGAGACAGTGGATGCAGTCAAGCGCACCTGGGGAACCGCCCTTCAGCTCATGAATGAGTACCCTGATTACAAGTTCACGCAGTCCGCTGCGCAGTACAACGTGTGGATGAAGGACAAGTATCCCGCGATGAATGAAGAGATTAAGAAGCGCGTTGCCGAGGGGCGCTGGGAGATCGTGGGCGGCATGTGGGTAGAGCCTGATCTCAATATGCCCGATGGCGAATCGCTGGTTCGCCAGCTTCTGATCGGCAAGCGGTTCTTCAAAAAAGAGTATGGCGTGGATGTGCGGATTGGCTGGAATCCGGATTCCTTCGGCTACACATGGCAGCTGCCGCAGATCTATAAGAAGAGCGGCGTTGATTACTTTGTGACGCAGAAGATGCACTGGAACGACACGAACCAGCTTCCTTTCCGCACCTTCTGGTGGGAGTCACCGGATGGCAGCAAGGTTTTGACCTACTTCCCGACGGACTACACGCACAGCAACTTGAATCCAAATCGCTTGGCGAAGGACTTTGTGGAATCGACACAGAGGCTGAATGGATTTACGCACCTGCTGGATCTCTACGGTGTAGGCGATCACGGCGGCGGACCGACGCGCGATGTTCTGGACGAAGGTCTGCGCTGGATGAAGCCCGATACCGTCGCACCGACGTTGCGCTTCAGCACGGCACAGAGCTACTTCACGAGTGTTGAAAAGACCCTGGAGACGGAGTCACCGCAGTGGAACTATGACAGCCTCGCCAAGGGCTTCACCGTTCCGGCGATGGGAAGCGAAGGTAAGCTGCACATTCCCACGTGGAAGGATGAGCTTTACTTCGAGTATCATCGCGGCGTTTACACCACGCAGGCCGGGCACAAGGCATACATGCGCGAGAGCGAAGAAGCCCTCCTCAACTCGGAGAAGTACGCTTCGCTTGCCTGGTTGAAGGGCGTAACGTATCCCACCTCGGACTTCGAGGACTCCTGGAAGAAAGTCACATTCAATCAGTTCCACGATCTTGGTGCAGGCTCGGGCATTGGGGTGATCTACAAGGAAGCTGCGGAAGACTACAAGCATGTCTTCCAGCAGGCGCGCGATGCCGACATGGCTTCGCTGCCCGCGTTGCTGGCGACGGTGGATACGCAGGCGGGTAAGGGCGTTCCGGTGGCGATCTTCAACCCGCTGGCCTGGGAGCGTTCTGACGCTGTCGTAACGGTGGAAGTGCAGATGCCAGAGGCTACGCCAGACGGCGTGCATGTTGTGGATGCGAAGGGCAAGGTGCTTCTGTCGCAGGTGCTCTCCAGCAACAACAAGACCAACAGCTACAAGCTCTTGGTGAAGACAAGCGCTGTGCCTTCGTTGGGTTACACCGTGCTGCATGTGTTGCCGGGGCAGAAGTCTGCTTCGACAGATGTGCATGCTAGTGGACTTACGCTGGAGAACTCTCGTCTGAAGCTTGTCGTCGACGCAAAGTCGGGCTGCATCACCAGCCTGGTGGAGAAGAAGACGGGCTTTGAAACGATTGCGGCAGGTGGCTGCGGCAACCAACTGCAGACGTTCAAGGACACGCCCAAGCAATACGACGCATGGAACATCGATCCTGGCACGCTGGATCACTTTACTCCCATTGAAAGTGTGGAGTCTGTGCAGCTACTCGACAAGGGACCGTTGCGAGCCACGATCCGTGTGACACGCACGTGGCAGAAATCGCACTTCGTTCAGGACATCTCGCTCGATGCTGAGGCCGATGCGGCCACGATACAGAACGAGTTTGACTGGCACGAAGAGCACGTTCTGCTGAAGGCCTCTTTCCCGATGGCCGCAACAAGCGCGAAGGCGACGTACGAGATTCCGTATGGAACCATCGAACGTCCCACCGCGCGTGTGAACAGCTTTGAAAAGGCAGAGTTCGAGGTTCCTGCAATGCGTTGGGCGGAACTGGGCGATGGGAAGCACGGTGTCAGCCTGTTGAACCGGACTAAGTTCGGTTATGACGCTGTCGACAATCTTCTGCGCCTGACCTTGCTTCGTTCCGCGACTTGGCCCGATCCGGTTGCGGACCTTGGCCACCAGAGCTTCCAATATGCGATCTATCCTCATGCAGGCGACTGGAAGCAGGCAGGAAGCATGCAGCACGGGTGGGAGTACAACTATCCACTGCGTGCGATGCAGGTGGCTGCGCACGCAGGGGCTGATGCCGCGACGAAGGGCTTCGCTTCAGTCGGCGCAAGCAACGTCGTAGTGACCGCGATCAAGAAGGCGGAGGACCGGGATGCTCTGGTCGTCCGCATGTTCGAGTTCGAGGGCAAAGATGGCGATGTGAAGGTGAGTCTGCCCGCTGGCGCAACGTATGCCGTTGCGAGCGATCTGATGGAGAATCCAGATGCTGCACATCTGCCGGTAACCGACGGTGCGGTGACAGTCCACGTCCATCCGTATGAGATCGTCACGCTGCAGGCCATGTACTCTCCGCAGTAA